In Rhodothermus marinus DSM 4252, a single genomic region encodes these proteins:
- a CDS encoding dicarboxylate/amino acid:cation symporter, with translation MPWYRKLHWQILIGLLLGLLFGLLAAAQGWSGFVTRWVAPFGTIFINLLKLIAVPLVLASLIVGVTSLSDLKRLSRIGGKTIAIYIATTAVAITIGLVIVNVLRPGHTVPPEMRTRLQEAYEADVEARAELAEQTRQRGPLQVLVDIVPENVFSAASDNRNMLQVVFIALFAGIGLLLIPADKARPVIAFFDGVNALVIQLVELIMRIAPIGVFALLADTITSIARDNLQQVFELLAALGYYSLAVVLGLVIHTLGTYPLLLKLLARVPLKTFFSGIAPAQLVAFSTSSSGATLPVTMECAEKNLGVSEEVSSFVLPLGATINMDGTALYQAVAAVFIAQTLGLGLDLGAQLTILLTAVLASIGTAAVPSAGIVMLVIILESVGVPSAGIALILGVDRILDMCRTVTNVTGDLTVATIVAATEGQLALPVPETKSAS, from the coding sequence ATGCCCTGGTATCGTAAACTGCACTGGCAGATTCTGATCGGGCTGCTGCTGGGTCTGCTTTTCGGCCTGCTGGCCGCGGCGCAGGGATGGAGCGGGTTTGTGACGCGCTGGGTGGCACCGTTCGGGACGATTTTCATCAACCTGCTGAAGCTGATCGCCGTCCCGCTTGTGCTGGCCTCGCTGATCGTGGGCGTGACGTCACTTTCGGACCTGAAGCGCCTCTCCCGCATCGGGGGCAAGACGATCGCCATCTACATTGCCACGACGGCCGTGGCCATCACGATCGGTCTGGTGATCGTGAACGTGTTGCGGCCCGGCCACACCGTGCCGCCCGAGATGCGGACGCGCCTGCAGGAAGCGTACGAGGCCGACGTCGAGGCGCGGGCCGAGCTGGCCGAGCAGACGCGCCAGCGGGGACCGCTCCAGGTGCTCGTGGACATCGTGCCCGAGAACGTCTTCAGTGCGGCCTCGGACAACCGCAACATGTTGCAGGTGGTCTTCATCGCGCTGTTTGCCGGGATCGGGCTGCTGCTCATTCCCGCCGACAAAGCCCGGCCGGTGATCGCCTTTTTCGACGGGGTCAACGCGCTGGTCATCCAACTGGTCGAGCTCATCATGCGTATCGCCCCGATCGGGGTCTTCGCGTTGCTGGCCGACACGATCACGTCTATTGCCCGCGACAACCTGCAACAGGTCTTCGAACTGCTGGCCGCGCTGGGCTACTACAGCCTGGCGGTGGTGCTGGGGCTGGTGATCCACACGCTGGGAACTTACCCGCTGCTGCTCAAGCTACTGGCCCGCGTGCCGCTGAAAACGTTCTTTTCCGGCATCGCGCCGGCGCAGCTTGTGGCTTTCTCTACTTCGTCAAGCGGGGCCACGCTGCCGGTAACGATGGAATGTGCCGAGAAGAACCTGGGCGTATCGGAGGAAGTCTCGTCGTTCGTGCTGCCGCTGGGCGCCACCATCAACATGGACGGCACAGCGCTCTATCAGGCCGTGGCGGCCGTGTTCATCGCGCAGACACTGGGACTCGGGCTGGATCTGGGCGCGCAGCTCACGATTCTGCTGACGGCCGTCCTGGCTTCGATCGGCACGGCGGCCGTTCCCAGTGCGGGCATCGTGATGCTGGTGATCATCCTGGAGTCGGTCGGCGTGCCCAGCGCGGGCATTGCGCTGATTCTGGGCGTGGACCGCATTCTGGACATGTGCCGGACCGTGACGAACGTCACGGGAGATCTGACGGTGGCCACGATCGTGGCAGCTACGGAAGGACAACTGGCGTTGCCGGTACCGGAAACGAAAAGCGCCTCCTGA
- the porU gene encoding type IX secretion system sortase PorU produces MCIRRSVACLLGGWLALSAAAQPVTVRSLGSTPQGDVLEVVAQWVLPLAAALDSAGVSALSWKAVVAATGSAWETSETIWLPAPVTPRVEIVAADYEEVPLALGAEGASLAAWLNQPPVEVVGVGMERRRPAATLNARLLVYDEARQVLRRYRRLQVQLRYPVARTSILGTSLRPSNNPHLQVTRSVLADGAIVKFPIREEGIYRIDRPTLAELLARVGRSVDEIDPRQLQLYGNGGRPLPALNSAPRPADLIENPVLGVGLDDGSFDEGDALIFYAAGVQGWTYNAQRGEWEHYTHPFSNANYYFLKVGDRAGRRIDTVPFPNAPDVQPVAQLTGRYVVDPEDFLWSKEGIAEGKGSGLTWVSVPISPAGRLRILEGVTPPGLTAGTVTYRARVAIQSNPAAYAIFVSRGQELARASAGVVFPDPESPVARATEATFTQALATATPLELEMTLTNPGGDPRAALEWLRVFYPMRLVATEGYLRFFTPPGQTGTFEFLLEGFAEAPQVWDVTEPGTMYRLEVRATSGGYRVQVVCNDPERPRELVAFTPNAVRPLDPSGARRVPNQNLHGIDFYPDLAIITADTFRVYAEQLAEHRRDQGLRVVVATVEQIYNEFSGGVPDMRAVRDYLKFLYDRAPDESSLLRYALLFGDGHYNYRELWQKPTLKNWVPPYETVDSYHPINSYTSDDYFGLLDDDEGLWPDYGAGAYSTERLDLGIGRLPVQTPEEAQQVLDKILRYENPATYGPWRMRYTFVADDGPTGVAAQQNDLDLHVQNIDVVAEEVKQYFPAIDVQKIYAVSYPRVFMGIWRIPDARRDILRVLEEGTLVINYSGHGSSDVLAQEEIFTKDDAAALTNRDRLAVFITATCTWGRWDMTEAQSGGEVLLLNPNGGAVAVFSAVRLVYTSADTSVLNVGLNRMLNKYLFRPEPDGQMPRLGDALRRMKNTRAGLQNNNRRFNLLGDPTLRIGFPHRRVVVESINDQAPDPAQPVPMRALERVTVRGYVQDAAGQLDPGFNGVATLTVFDAERQKPLPYWRYMPTPYYLVREDLIWRGQVDVRNGRFAATFVVPKDILYSNRRGRISAYAYNAETHAAGYTEGFVVGGTAASIPDDREGPEIRLYLNDTTFVSGGLVPPNPRLIVQLYDASGINTVGAGLGHELLLIIDGDEARAQNLSSAFRSEPNSYQRGRVEWTLTDLTPGPHTLTVRAWDVLNNVSTASLDFIVSDDSRLELRNVFNYPNPTTGPTQFVFEHNQPAGTPARVQLRIYTLAGRPVRTLDGIETLPSGVLPANLVMIPWDGRDEDRDPLATGIYLYRLRVEIERPDGSRQVAEHIDRLAIIR; encoded by the coding sequence ATGTGCATACGCAGGAGCGTGGCCTGTCTGCTGGGAGGCTGGCTGGCGCTGAGCGCCGCGGCCCAGCCGGTCACGGTCCGTTCGCTGGGAAGCACGCCGCAGGGTGACGTGCTGGAAGTGGTGGCGCAGTGGGTGCTCCCGCTGGCAGCGGCGCTCGACTCGGCCGGTGTATCGGCGCTTTCGTGGAAGGCCGTCGTGGCGGCTACTGGCAGCGCCTGGGAGACGTCCGAGACGATCTGGCTTCCCGCACCGGTAACGCCACGCGTCGAAATCGTGGCGGCCGACTACGAAGAGGTGCCACTGGCACTGGGAGCGGAGGGGGCGTCGCTGGCCGCCTGGCTCAACCAGCCACCCGTTGAGGTGGTGGGCGTGGGCATGGAGCGCCGCCGTCCGGCCGCCACGCTGAATGCCCGCCTGCTGGTCTACGACGAAGCCCGGCAGGTACTCCGGCGCTACCGCCGGTTGCAGGTACAGTTACGTTACCCCGTGGCACGGACTTCCATTCTGGGCACGAGCCTGCGACCGTCGAATAATCCGCATCTGCAGGTCACCCGCAGCGTGCTGGCCGACGGGGCCATCGTCAAGTTCCCGATCCGGGAAGAAGGCATCTACCGTATCGATCGGCCCACGCTGGCCGAACTGCTGGCGCGCGTCGGGCGCTCCGTGGACGAGATCGACCCCCGTCAGCTTCAGCTCTACGGCAACGGTGGCCGTCCCCTTCCGGCCCTGAACAGTGCGCCGCGCCCGGCCGATCTGATCGAAAACCCGGTCCTGGGCGTCGGGCTCGACGACGGTTCCTTCGACGAAGGCGATGCGCTGATCTTCTACGCGGCCGGTGTGCAGGGGTGGACCTACAACGCGCAGCGGGGCGAGTGGGAGCATTACACGCACCCGTTTTCCAATGCGAACTATTACTTTCTCAAGGTGGGAGACCGAGCAGGGCGCCGGATTGACACGGTGCCGTTCCCGAACGCCCCCGATGTGCAGCCGGTCGCGCAGCTCACCGGACGCTACGTGGTCGATCCGGAAGATTTCCTCTGGAGTAAGGAGGGGATTGCCGAGGGGAAGGGCAGCGGGCTGACCTGGGTAAGCGTGCCGATCAGTCCGGCCGGACGCCTGCGCATTCTGGAAGGCGTGACGCCGCCGGGTTTGACGGCCGGGACCGTCACCTACCGCGCCCGTGTGGCGATTCAATCGAATCCGGCAGCCTACGCCATATTCGTTTCACGGGGACAGGAACTGGCCCGCGCCTCGGCCGGGGTGGTCTTCCCGGATCCGGAAAGTCCTGTCGCGCGGGCCACGGAGGCAACCTTCACGCAGGCGCTGGCCACGGCCACGCCGCTGGAGCTGGAGATGACGCTGACGAACCCCGGGGGCGATCCACGGGCGGCGCTCGAGTGGCTGCGCGTGTTCTACCCCATGCGGCTGGTGGCCACCGAGGGCTACCTGCGCTTTTTTACGCCGCCGGGCCAGACCGGCACCTTCGAATTTCTGCTGGAGGGCTTTGCCGAAGCGCCGCAGGTGTGGGACGTGACCGAACCGGGCACCATGTATCGACTGGAGGTGCGGGCGACGTCCGGTGGGTATCGCGTGCAGGTGGTCTGCAACGATCCGGAACGCCCCCGCGAACTGGTGGCCTTTACGCCGAACGCCGTGCGTCCGCTCGATCCGTCCGGCGCCCGCCGCGTGCCCAACCAGAACCTGCACGGCATCGATTTCTACCCGGATCTGGCGATCATCACGGCCGATACGTTCCGCGTCTATGCCGAACAACTGGCCGAACACCGGCGCGACCAGGGACTCCGCGTGGTGGTGGCTACTGTCGAGCAGATCTACAACGAGTTTTCAGGCGGGGTGCCCGACATGCGGGCCGTGCGCGACTACCTGAAGTTCCTCTACGACCGGGCGCCCGACGAATCGTCGCTCCTGCGCTACGCGCTGCTTTTCGGCGACGGGCACTACAACTACCGGGAGCTCTGGCAGAAGCCGACGCTGAAAAACTGGGTGCCGCCTTACGAGACGGTCGATTCCTACCACCCGATCAACTCCTACACGAGCGACGACTACTTCGGGCTGCTCGACGACGACGAAGGCCTCTGGCCTGACTACGGCGCCGGCGCCTACAGCACGGAACGGCTGGATCTGGGCATCGGCCGCCTTCCGGTGCAGACGCCCGAGGAGGCGCAGCAGGTGCTCGACAAAATCTTGCGCTACGAAAACCCGGCCACCTACGGGCCCTGGCGCATGCGCTACACGTTCGTGGCCGACGACGGCCCGACGGGGGTGGCCGCGCAGCAGAACGACCTGGACCTGCACGTGCAGAACATCGACGTGGTGGCCGAGGAAGTGAAACAGTACTTCCCGGCCATCGACGTGCAGAAGATCTATGCTGTGTCCTACCCGCGCGTGTTCATGGGCATCTGGCGCATTCCCGATGCCCGGCGCGACATTCTGCGCGTGCTGGAAGAAGGCACGCTGGTGATCAACTACAGCGGACACGGCAGCAGCGACGTGCTCGCGCAGGAAGAGATCTTTACCAAAGACGACGCGGCCGCGCTGACCAACCGCGATCGCCTGGCCGTCTTTATCACGGCCACCTGCACCTGGGGCCGCTGGGACATGACCGAGGCGCAAAGCGGGGGCGAAGTGCTCCTGCTGAATCCCAATGGTGGCGCCGTGGCCGTCTTCAGCGCCGTGCGGCTCGTTTACACGTCGGCGGACACGAGTGTGCTGAACGTGGGCCTGAACCGCATGCTCAACAAGTACCTGTTCCGGCCGGAGCCGGACGGACAGATGCCCCGGCTGGGCGATGCGCTGCGCCGCATGAAGAACACGCGGGCCGGGCTGCAGAACAACAACCGGCGCTTCAACCTGCTGGGCGATCCGACGCTGCGCATCGGCTTCCCGCATCGGCGCGTCGTAGTGGAAAGCATCAACGACCAGGCGCCGGATCCCGCACAGCCGGTGCCCATGCGGGCGCTCGAGCGCGTGACGGTGCGCGGCTACGTGCAGGACGCCGCGGGCCAGCTCGACCCCGGCTTCAACGGGGTGGCCACGCTTACCGTCTTCGACGCCGAGCGGCAGAAGCCCCTGCCGTACTGGCGCTACATGCCCACGCCGTACTACCTGGTGCGGGAGGACCTGATCTGGCGTGGCCAGGTGGATGTGCGCAACGGCCGTTTTGCGGCCACTTTTGTCGTGCCCAAGGACATTCTCTACAGCAACCGGCGCGGGCGCATTTCGGCCTACGCCTACAACGCCGAGACGCACGCGGCCGGCTACACCGAGGGGTTCGTGGTGGGCGGAACGGCCGCCTCGATCCCGGACGACCGGGAAGGACCGGAAATCCGGCTCTATCTGAACGATACGACGTTCGTCTCCGGCGGACTGGTGCCGCCCAACCCGCGGCTGATCGTGCAGCTCTACGACGCCTCCGGCATCAACACGGTAGGGGCCGGGCTGGGGCATGAGCTGCTGCTGATCATCGACGGCGACGAGGCGCGTGCGCAGAACCTGAGCAGCGCCTTTCGGAGCGAGCCCAACTCGTATCAGCGCGGCCGGGTGGAGTGGACGCTCACCGACCTGACGCCCGGACCGCATACGCTCACGGTGCGGGCCTGGGATGTGCTCAACAACGTCAGTACCGCCTCGCTGGACTTCATCGTCAGCGACGATAGCCGGCTCGAACTCCGCAACGTGTTCAACTACCCGAACCCGACGACCGGCCCCACGCAATTCGTCTTTGAGCACAACCAGCCGGCCGGCACCCCGGCGCGCGTGCAGCTCCGGATCTACACGCTGGCCGGACGTCCGGTGCGCACGCTCGACGGCATCGAGACGCTTCCGAGCGGCGTGTTGCCGGCCAACCTGGTCATGATCCCCTGGGACGGACGCGACGAAGACCGCGACCCGCTGGCAACCGGTATCTACCTGTACCGCCTGCGGGTGGAAATAGAACGACCGGACGGCTCGCGCCAGGTGGCCGAGCACATCGACCGCCTGGCCATCATTCGCTGA
- a CDS encoding DUF2007 domain-containing protein — MTDTSRHEDWVEVFRTSTDYEADIVRDRLDDAGIPAVVFTQRDHVFNLNVGNLALVSVRVPARYAEAARRLLAETVDDETLRLAAEAADPGAPPAHDPETEARLDSGADHLGLDLPDDEEPPTD; from the coding sequence ATGACCGACACTTCCCGACACGAAGACTGGGTCGAGGTCTTCCGGACCAGCACCGACTACGAGGCCGACATCGTGCGCGATCGGCTGGACGATGCCGGCATTCCGGCCGTCGTTTTTACGCAGCGCGACCACGTCTTCAACCTGAACGTGGGCAATCTGGCACTTGTGAGCGTGCGCGTGCCAGCCCGTTATGCCGAGGCGGCCCGCCGCCTTCTGGCCGAGACGGTAGACGACGAAACGCTGCGCCTGGCGGCCGAAGCAGCCGATCCCGGAGCGCCGCCCGCACACGATCCGGAGACGGAGGCGCGGCTCGACTCGGGCGCCGATCATCTGGGACTGGACCTGCCCGACGATGAAGAACCGCCGACGGATTGA
- a CDS encoding 3-keto-disaccharide hydrolase has product MRLLIGLLLALLPTPGLLAQDTLWTPLFNGRDLDGWEHVGEGRFVVEDGLLKTEGGMGLLWYTRQKFGNVVIRVVYRNPDGKNAGVFIRIPEPPTEPWMPVNRGYEVQIDDHGDDYHCTGVLYSLTKARARPSRPGEWNVMEITLDGPRTIVHVNGVLVTDYTEGDPVPPKKVWYEPDRGPRPLEGYIGLQNHGPDDVVYFKEISVRPLRRP; this is encoded by the coding sequence ATGCGTCTGCTGATCGGCTTACTACTGGCGCTGCTACCGACGCCGGGTCTCCTCGCACAGGACACGCTCTGGACGCCGCTCTTCAACGGCCGAGACCTCGACGGCTGGGAGCACGTGGGCGAAGGGCGCTTCGTCGTCGAAGACGGCCTGCTCAAAACCGAAGGCGGCATGGGCCTGCTCTGGTACACGCGCCAGAAGTTCGGCAACGTCGTCATCCGCGTCGTTTACAGAAACCCGGACGGCAAGAACGCCGGCGTGTTCATTCGCATTCCGGAGCCGCCCACCGAGCCCTGGATGCCCGTCAACCGCGGCTACGAGGTGCAGATCGACGACCACGGCGACGACTACCACTGCACGGGCGTGCTCTACTCGCTGACGAAAGCCCGGGCCCGTCCCTCCCGCCCCGGCGAATGGAACGTGATGGAAATCACGCTGGACGGTCCGCGCACGATCGTGCACGTCAACGGCGTGCTGGTGACCGACTACACCGAGGGCGATCCCGTGCCGCCCAAGAAGGTCTGGTACGAGCCGGATCGGGGGCCGCGTCCTCTGGAGGGCTACATCGGCCTGCAGAATCACGGTCCGGACGACGTGGTCTACTTCAAAGAAATCAGCGTACGTCCGCTCCGGCGCCCCTGA
- the porV gene encoding type IX secretion system outer membrane channel protein PorV — translation MRTVQHTLRTFCALLGLGLLLGWTYVARAQVGGAAVLFLQIEPDSRAAGMGNAGVAVADNAYALFWNPAGLAYQPEAVEVSLTHSNWLPEFNAGLYYEYLVGRFSVGKFGNMGAHVTLLNMGEHEWRDENNNPLGTFRSYDVAVGVSYGYPISERLALGLGLRYIYSNLASGIQVEGRETKAGKSFGMDLGLLYRTAPFSLGGQTKAQFSAGFNLNNMGPQIQYSDGAQKDPIPTNLRFGYAFTIDLDPYNRITFANDFTKLLIRVRSDSTGSRADPFYKAIFTAWRPIKVRTNALNEEEARYRTLSVFEQLMIGMGVEYWYNQLFALRTGFFYENPYNGNRQFLTFGAGLRYNILGVDFSYVYALKENHPLANTMRFSLLLNFKK, via the coding sequence ATGCGTACGGTTCAACACACACTGCGCACGTTTTGCGCACTACTGGGACTGGGTTTGCTGCTGGGATGGACGTACGTGGCCCGCGCACAGGTGGGCGGAGCCGCCGTGCTGTTTCTGCAGATCGAACCCGACAGCCGGGCCGCCGGTATGGGCAATGCCGGCGTGGCCGTGGCGGACAACGCCTATGCGCTGTTCTGGAACCCGGCGGGGCTGGCGTATCAGCCCGAGGCCGTCGAGGTATCGCTCACGCACTCGAACTGGCTGCCGGAATTCAACGCCGGCCTGTACTACGAATACCTGGTCGGGCGCTTCTCGGTAGGTAAGTTCGGCAACATGGGCGCCCATGTGACGCTGCTCAACATGGGTGAGCACGAGTGGCGGGATGAAAACAACAACCCGCTCGGCACTTTCCGCTCCTACGATGTGGCCGTGGGCGTCTCCTACGGCTATCCGATCAGCGAGCGACTGGCGCTGGGCCTGGGCCTCCGCTACATCTACTCGAACCTGGCTTCGGGCATTCAGGTCGAAGGCCGCGAGACCAAGGCCGGCAAGTCCTTCGGGATGGATCTGGGCCTGCTGTACCGGACGGCTCCGTTCAGTCTGGGCGGCCAGACGAAGGCGCAGTTCTCGGCCGGCTTCAACCTGAACAACATGGGGCCCCAGATCCAGTACTCCGACGGCGCCCAGAAGGACCCGATCCCGACGAACCTGCGCTTCGGCTATGCCTTTACGATCGATCTGGACCCCTACAATCGGATCACCTTCGCCAACGACTTCACGAAGCTGCTCATTCGCGTGCGGAGCGACTCGACCGGCTCGCGGGCCGATCCCTTCTACAAGGCGATCTTCACGGCCTGGCGGCCGATCAAGGTGCGCACGAACGCCCTCAACGAAGAGGAAGCCCGGTACCGCACGCTGAGCGTCTTCGAGCAGCTCATGATCGGGATGGGTGTGGAGTACTGGTACAACCAGCTCTTCGCGCTGCGGACGGGCTTTTTCTACGAGAACCCCTACAACGGCAACCGGCAATTTTTAACCTTCGGTGCCGGGTTGCGCTACAACATCCTGGGCGTGGACTTTTCCTATGTGTACGCGCTCAAGGAGAACCATCCGCTGGCCAACACGATGCGCTTTTCGCTGTTGCTGAACTTCAAGAAGTAG
- the folD gene encoding bifunctional methylenetetrahydrofolate dehydrogenase/methenyltetrahydrofolate cyclohydrolase FolD, with translation MAQIIDGKAIAAQVRAEVKAEVDAWVQAGNRPPYLAVILVGDNPASASYVRGKTKAAAEVGIASDTLHFDTSISEAELLAEIARLNEDDGVDGILVQLPLPDHINPSRVLNAIRPDKDVDGFHPVNAGRLLLGEPGFVPATPAGILELLRRSGIETTGKHAVVVGRSNIVGRPLAALLLHRGIDATVTVCHSRTRDLAALTRTADILVAAIGRPRYITADMVREGAVVIDVGINRVDDPSHPRGYRLVGDVDFEAVAEKASWITPVPGGVGPMTIALLLRNTLYAAQRRYAYA, from the coding sequence GTGGCACAGATTATCGACGGCAAAGCGATCGCGGCCCAGGTGCGCGCCGAAGTGAAGGCCGAAGTTGACGCCTGGGTGCAGGCCGGTAACCGGCCGCCCTATCTGGCCGTCATCCTGGTGGGCGACAATCCGGCCTCGGCTTCCTACGTGCGTGGCAAAACGAAAGCCGCCGCCGAAGTGGGCATTGCCAGCGACACGCTGCACTTCGACACGTCCATTTCCGAAGCCGAACTGCTGGCCGAAATCGCCCGCCTGAACGAAGACGACGGCGTGGACGGTATTCTGGTGCAGCTTCCACTGCCCGACCATATCAACCCGAGCCGTGTGCTGAACGCGATTCGTCCCGACAAAGACGTGGACGGCTTTCATCCGGTCAATGCCGGCCGTCTGCTGCTGGGTGAACCCGGCTTCGTGCCGGCCACGCCGGCCGGCATTCTGGAGCTACTCCGGCGCAGCGGCATCGAAACCACCGGCAAGCATGCCGTGGTGGTAGGGCGCTCAAACATCGTGGGACGTCCGCTGGCCGCCCTGCTGCTGCACCGCGGCATCGATGCCACCGTCACGGTCTGCCACAGCCGCACGCGGGATCTGGCCGCCCTGACGCGCACGGCCGACATCCTGGTGGCCGCCATCGGTCGTCCGCGCTACATTACGGCCGACATGGTGCGCGAAGGAGCCGTCGTCATCGACGTGGGCATCAACCGGGTGGACGATCCCTCGCATCCCCGGGGCTACCGGCTGGTAGGCGACGTGGACTTCGAGGCCGTGGCCGAAAAAGCCAGCTGGATCACTCCGGTGCCCGGCGGCGTTGGCCCGATGACGATCGCCCTGCTGCTCCGCAACACGCTCTACGCCGCCCAGCGACGCTACGCCTACGCATGA
- a CDS encoding phosphatidate cytidylyltransferase, which translates to MKNRRRIERSAASNLLLRVLTALVGIPLLVGALWLGGWVFTGVVVAMAVAGMIESYRLLGLAGLPAYRAGGLVLGLLLVLAPIWPPAFPLAVVWGVGLLARAPFRRVPLSEAPVRLAATFFGALYPAALLGSLLALRLHPGPEDRQAFWLTLGLLVMIWAADTLAYAVGRIMGKRPLAPRVSPGKTWEGFVGGLLGALLAAVVLRLSVLDFLAWPHVLVLGLLCGAIGPPGDLAESLLKRAAGVKDSGNLLPGHGGVLDRFDALVVVAPLAYCYLRWVAGLYG; encoded by the coding sequence ATGAAGAACCGCCGACGGATTGAGCGCAGTGCCGCGTCCAATCTGCTGCTCCGGGTGCTGACGGCCCTGGTGGGCATCCCGCTGCTGGTGGGGGCGCTGTGGCTGGGCGGATGGGTGTTCACCGGCGTGGTGGTGGCGATGGCCGTGGCCGGCATGATCGAAAGCTACCGGCTCCTGGGGCTGGCGGGGCTTCCGGCCTACCGAGCCGGCGGTCTGGTGCTGGGCCTGCTGCTCGTGCTGGCGCCGATCTGGCCGCCGGCTTTCCCGCTGGCCGTCGTCTGGGGGGTGGGCCTGCTTGCGCGGGCGCCATTTCGGCGCGTACCGCTTTCGGAAGCGCCGGTGCGGCTGGCCGCCACCTTCTTCGGCGCGCTGTATCCGGCCGCGCTGCTGGGCAGCCTGCTGGCGCTGCGGCTGCATCCGGGTCCGGAAGACCGGCAGGCCTTCTGGCTCACGCTGGGGCTGCTCGTGATGATCTGGGCGGCCGACACGCTGGCCTATGCCGTGGGGCGAATCATGGGAAAACGGCCGTTGGCTCCGCGTGTCTCGCCGGGCAAAACGTGGGAGGGCTTCGTCGGCGGACTGCTCGGAGCGCTGCTGGCGGCCGTCGTGCTGCGTCTGAGCGTGCTCGACTTCCTGGCCTGGCCGCACGTGCTCGTGCTGGGACTGCTCTGCGGAGCGATCGGGCCGCCGGGCGATCTGGCCGAAAGCCTGCTCAAGCGCGCGGCCGGCGTCAAGGACTCGGGCAACCTGCTCCCCGGACACGGCGGCGTGCTCGATCGCTTCGACGCGCTCGTCGTGGTGGCTCCGCTGGCCTACTGCTACCTGCGCTGGGTGGCCGGTCTCTACGGCTGA
- a CDS encoding type II CAAX endopeptidase family protein yields MEKQNVWLNGPLERAQWPPLLTAILGLLLAFVLFQLVISPLVLVLGVLSRGQDLSVLMDLPRLVQGWPGLLLLANTAGQVLGLALPAWLLTRLHTRQAPRFLRLQPLRGSDLGWALLGLAFLMPVVQWLGHVNEALPLPESWRAFDAMQMELIEAALRGGLNVGANLLVLAVVPAFCEELLFRGYVQRQAERALGAVGGILFSGIVFGLYHLRLTQALPLCVLGVYLAYLVWRTGSLWSAVAVHLANNAFSVLLAAYAEHHPRLSWQDLEQLEVPWYLVALGLIGFGWVLFRLERRTRLTNNLTEPMP; encoded by the coding sequence ATGGAGAAACAAAACGTCTGGCTGAACGGACCGCTGGAGCGGGCGCAGTGGCCGCCGCTACTGACGGCCATACTGGGCCTGCTGCTGGCGTTCGTGCTGTTTCAGCTGGTGATCAGTCCGCTGGTGCTCGTGCTGGGCGTCCTGAGCCGGGGGCAGGACCTGTCGGTGCTCATGGACCTGCCGCGCCTGGTGCAGGGCTGGCCCGGACTGCTGCTGCTGGCCAACACGGCCGGACAGGTGCTGGGGTTGGCATTGCCGGCCTGGTTGCTGACGCGGCTACACACCCGCCAGGCGCCGCGCTTTCTGCGGCTGCAGCCGCTTCGGGGAAGCGATCTGGGCTGGGCCCTGCTGGGGCTGGCCTTTCTGATGCCGGTGGTGCAGTGGCTGGGACACGTCAACGAGGCGCTACCGCTGCCCGAGTCGTGGCGGGCCTTCGACGCAATGCAGATGGAGCTGATCGAGGCGGCTCTGCGGGGTGGTCTCAACGTGGGGGCCAACCTGCTGGTGCTGGCCGTGGTGCCTGCTTTCTGCGAAGAATTGCTATTTCGAGGCTACGTGCAGCGACAGGCTGAACGGGCCCTGGGTGCCGTCGGCGGGATTCTTTTCTCCGGGATCGTTTTCGGCCTCTACCACCTGCGGCTGACGCAGGCGCTGCCGCTGTGCGTGCTGGGCGTGTACCTGGCCTACCTGGTCTGGCGAACCGGCAGCCTCTGGAGTGCCGTGGCCGTTCACCTGGCCAACAATGCGTTTTCGGTGCTACTGGCCGCTTACGCCGAGCACCATCCGCGTCTGAGCTGGCAGGACCTGGAACAGCTCGAGGTGCCCTGGTATCTGGTGGCGCTGGGGCTGATCGGCTTTGGTTGGGTACTTTTTCGGCTGGAGCGGCGTACCCGTTTGACGAACAACCTGACGGAGCCCATGCCATGA